cttcatttttttgtgcagGCATGAATACAGTAAGCATCATTTGGTCCTAAATATTgttaaaaacagttttaaacACTAATTTTCTAGGCATTCTGGTTCCAGCCTCCTTCCCACTTCATTTCTCTTACTAGCCTTTTTGAAGTGACTGCCACATGGACTAAGTAGAAAGAATCTATGTTTGCACCACATTTTGAGGACAAGAGGCACAACTGTCACTCTAACAGCCATAGTGGTTCTCAGGGATCTGTAAAAGACTATCCAGACCTCATACTAGCTGAGCTTGCATAAAGACTTAAGCAGTCATATAAAAGCTTTGGCAAGTCTCTAGATTAAGAGCCACAACTCCCCTCCTCTTACTTAGGTGTTATCATTTGAAAAGAAGGGCCTCATTTGTGCAGGATGACTTTTCTTGGAAGAAGCTGTCGTTCTGCATAGTCCTTGCTATGTTTCATTGTTTGGCAGATGATAGCACGGAGGTCTACATGTCAGAAAACATTTCCTGTTTATGTATCAGTCTGGTCAATTAAAATTCAATTATACATTCATGTGACATgcttttttcaggcttttttcaAGTGCTAAGTGCCAATGCAGTGTCAGATTAGTCAGCTCCTGAGTCCTTTGAGAGATTAAGAATCTACTACAGCTGCTGGCTAAAGAAATTActtattttacattaaaatgacAGCAGTTCATGCTTTTAGTGTTCATTGTCCAAGATCCAAAACCTTGAAATGGTTCAGCAAATCCACCTGCAAACTCTTCAGGAGTccttgaattaaaaataaaatgtataaataatatTCTCTTATCTGACTGCAGTGTCAATTCATAGTATTTTCACTCAATAATGTTCCCCAGGAAACTGCTGGCTAAGTAAAGGATAGACTAAGAGGGCCTTAGGTATACACACAAGCACACAGGTGCAGACTAGGCTTCTGAGCTCTGATGTTAAATCTTAATCACAGGCCACTGTCTCTGCTAGTGTTCCGACTCTGAAGAAAAACACTCTTGATCTCAGTCTCCCCTAGAGACTGTGTAATATTATTTACATGCAGGTGGATTGCTACAGCAGTAGTTCCTGTGAGAAACTGCTTCTGCAGATGGGTGGTTTTTTACTCCCTGGTAGGGAGTGTCAGCAGGGGAGAGGAGATATGGAGAAGAGTTGCATGGGAGGATGTGGGGTTCTGAAGTCTCATACTATATTTTATAAACAAGTGCTCCTCTcactttctcccttcccttccagaaaACAAGATTTTAGTGGCTCAGCATCCTTTGCTCATTGTAGCTAACCAAACTGCAACTCTAGTTTGCAACTACACATACAATGGGACAGGGAAAGAATTTCGAGCTTCTCTACACAAAGGAACAGACAGTTCAGTTGAAGTTTGCTTTATTTCATGGAATGCAACCAAAATTAGGAGCAATACAACTAAAGAATTCAACTGCCAGGGGGATCATGATAAAGACAAAGTCATCTTCAATCTTTGGAACATGAATGCCAACCAAACTGACATCTACTTCTGCAAAATTGAGGTCATGTATCCACCCCCATATGTCTACAATGAGAAGAGCAACGGGACTGTCATTCATGTGAAAGGTAAGCTGAGAAACCACTGTAGGCCAATATCCTCCCTATACACATTCCCTACATAATGACTGGAGGcagtttgtttctttaaaaaaaagttagatTGCCCGGCAAAACTGCATTGCTGCTCTGGACTTCCTGaagaagagattttaaaatgatTATTTACAAAAATTACACATTGAAGCAAGAAATAAATAAGCAGAGATTgatgtttttaatttcatgtacttaaagttttctttgctctttccttAAAGAGACACCCACCCAAATACAAGAGCCTCAGTCTGCAATGCCTTTGTGGATTCTGGCAACAGTGACTGGAATTCTTGCACTCTACAGTATGCTAATAACTGCAGGTTTTTTAAACTATTGGGTAAGAAACTtgtattttcctttgctctgcGTGCTCTAGTAGTTCATTTCTCAGGCTATACTTGCCATGCTTACCACTAACTCACTGATACCCCTTCAGTACAGGATGACAGCCATGTATGCACATTCATGGTGTACCCCAAAAGAGCTGAAACACCAGATGCTTTCTAGGTGGGTTGTCAGGCCTCTGCAGTAGAATCCTACAGCAGATAATATTGCCACAGTGTTGGCAGTGCCCTGCACACCAACACTACCAGGATGTTGCCTTAGATAGCATGAGTTCTAACAtcattatagtgcaaggatttcatatcaccAGAGCTTCCTACCTCCTCAATGCttctcacaggcagcttctCCAAGCTCTgactgttcctggtccttgcagcagtcatCAGACTCCAGagcccaccaatccactcttttataccactgctcttattggctacaggtggggcctgttaagatcaggcctgcttctaatctttagtaattggtccagctgcaactcattgggggataagattaccttctataccaccttcatttacccacaCTGTATCCCCCTACACCAGGACACCTCTGACAACTGAACCTGTCTGGGAAATCTAGCACTACAAGCATTTCTGGCAAAACCTTATGAGATTATACTGACAGGAGCTCATCTACAATAAAACAATCTATAGGGAGCCCTCAGCCCAGGACCATCTGCACTGGTGTGTTGTGCCTATCCAGCAATTCTCTTGAGCAACCACTATTTCTGGCAGCTTGACTACAAGGGAATAGCAGCACCTGGATCTCAGTAGTCCCTTGTGTGTGCATCAACAGTAAGAAAGCTGAGACAGCCTTATGGCTCATAATTTTTACTTACTAATCTCTTTGGAGAGTTGACTGGCCCAAGTCACATCCAGTTCTCCTCCTGACATGATACAGGGGCAGCAGAAGGACATTTTCGTTGACAAGTCTTAGGACTGTCAAGATCCAATCTTGACAGAGATCTCCAGAGCCAATTTACACTACTTACTCCATGTGAGAAAGACTTGAACATAGAGAACTCAATTCCTTGCACTCTGACTTTCCCCTCTATTTTTGTTGGTTAATAGCAATTTTCAACACAACGATTATGAGGTAGCCTGTATAAAGGGTCCAGAGTCCCTGCCAGGTTAAATGTTGCATGTATACAGAAAGCCACTGTCACTGCTAGCTGAAGCTTAAGATCTGCTAAGTGTTTCACAAAAGGACACTTTCTCAATCTGTGGCTATTTCTAATGGAAAACAATCAAAGGAGGCACTGCcgcaggaaaatgaaaaggccAGTTAAGTGGTTCTTCTTTGTGCCCTATTGTAGAGGCTGACTGAGGAGAGCTGAGAGGATTACTCGAGCAGCTGCTGGTGTTACAGCgctgtgctgctgaggctgtgccGCAGATGAGATGCTATAGTTTCAAATCCATTTACTATCTGAACCGTTTTCTTGGCGCTACATTCATTTGCTGCCTAATGGCTTCACACTTTGCCACTAACACGTCTGCCCCCAGCAAGGGTGACAAGGCTGCACTGCCATGTGTGCTGTTTGCTGCATCATTTTTTACCTGCTGTTATTACTGCTAGTAGTATTCTTCAGATAATATGTATTCTGATTGTGGATGTATTTAGAGTGTTGAATGTAAATACAGCTGCCTAGAAGACACTGTGAATTGTGAAAAAAGGTCCTAATTGTGGTACTCGACAGACGTGGCAAGCCTGATCAGTTCCTGAAAGCAGCTAAAGATTTGTCTATTTTCATACAGTTCTGCCTTCCCTGAAGGAAAACTGCTTTCCATTGCAAAAGCAGCAGTCTTTTATCCTGTAACAGCCCAACAATCACTCATGCTAGCAAAATGTCTTTCTCCCATGCAAAACTACCTCCTAGGTGAATCAGAAATCCTGTATTATGGAGATGAACACAGAGATAAGGCTTTGTATCTAATGCTCTACATGCATCGACTGCATTACATGGTTTAAGCAGTGTGTAATTTACATTTGACCCTTTGCATATATATAACATTAATACTAAAaagcttaaaatatttcagagtaaCTGCCCCACTCTGCACATACAACATAATTCAGCCATCAGATTTTCTAATGCAAACCTCCTCCAATTCCACAGCATCATATGCATGTATCCTGCAGCATATGCAACTATTTCTGTACATGGGAAGGAAATTTCAGTAAAAAGGAGATCACAAAAGAGGGTATGATCACTATTAAGGAAAAAGCATGGAAGCACTTTACTTACCCCGATCAATAAAGCCTTAAAGCTATGTAAAAAACACCAAGCTtttgcacagcctgcagcagttAGAGGCAtttacagaaatgctgctgtagCTACATATTTCCTCTGTGAGTTTTAGGCAAATTATTTCACCTGTCTTCTGTTACTCTTATTTCTAAAAGAACTGCTCCTTCCCTTGTCTCACAGGGATATTATAAGCAGGAATCCAACAGTGGAAATAAGATGTTTGAGGCCCAGATTAGGAGACATCAAAGATTAACATCAGCTCTGATTCTTTCACTCCTTGAAGGAAGGTTCAGAACAACATATGCATTGTGTCTTACTGCTGTAAACAGTAGGAAAACCATAGTCTGGGCTGATTTTTCATGCTCTTATTCTGTTTGAGTTAAGCTAATTTCTCTTTACTACCTAATAAATGAGGACAGCCTTCACAGCTCAAACTCTGTTTCTGCTGAATCATTCCACGGATGAGAGAGGCAAGATGACGGTAAGAGGCATCAGTTTGTATCCTTGGTGTGTAGCATTCCTTTACCTGAAGAACTAACACTGTTAATCTCCCACCAGATAAGCTGGATACTTACTTTTAGGTTGGGCAAATTCCATAGATTATTTGATGAGAACATGTGTTCTAATTCTTTTGTAAATGTATTTAAACCTGAAGCCGCCTTACAAAGGTGCCTGCCTCCTTGAACAGGGACCTAGGGCCAGAACTGTCAGCAGTTAACATGAGAGTTTTCACAGTTGTCTTCACCCTTCTCTCACAGCAGAAATCCAAAAAGCATATGTACCATCAGAGTGACTACATGAACATGACCCCCCGGCACCCTCCGTACCAGAAGAACAAGGGTTACCCATCCTATGCGCCAACGCGAGACTACACCGCCTATCGGTCCTGGCAGCCCTGATCCCACGGGAGCCTCTCGTGCTTCTGGGCAGACACTTGCTCTGGGGCATGGAAGGACAATCTCTCATTTTCTCATTGTGTTTGTTGCTATTGATTACAGACACCTACACCACAGCAAGTGTTAACTAAACTTGGATCTACTAAAAGAAAATCCAGACCAACAAACCAATATTaaaagggggggggaaggggggaagtaaaaaaagaatttttctccATGATGGCTGAAAATGAGGCCCAACTTGTGTTGAGGGTTGTCAGTGGATAAGATGGAAAGATGGCATCAGACGTCAGAGCTGGTTTCTTCCTAAGACTTGTGGTTTTGCTCAGCTGTTGGAAGAAGCAGAACATCTTATCTTTTCCAATAACTACTACCTTAGATTTaaccttttatttccttccctgtATGTGTAATCTAATGATTGTTACTGTTAAACCTggcaaaatgtaaaaaataatatttttttctctgtaagacAAAGACACAGTTTGAAGTTTAAAACACATGCTTacaagaaggaggaaaaggtcAGTCAGAAGGCATCCAAGCTATTACGCTATGGAGCAAATGATCTGCCAGGACAAATCAAGCTAATAGAAAACTAGCAAATCTTCAACATGTGAGTCCTTAGGCTGGACACGTTGTAAATGTTCATAAGGACATTTGCACGCATGACCGAGCAACTCCACAGACTGAAAAAGCAAGCAACCTGAAGATGAAATCAAGACAAgtgggagaggaagaaagatgTCTTCATCATGAACAAccccatttcttttttgtttgccttCTGCATCAAGGGAATGCAAAGTCATATATGAAGCATTAGAAGCAGAGAGCTCAGATTTTGcaaagatttttgcttttatttttgaatttgaGATTTCAGAAGGTATTCTCCTGAGTCCTCCTGAAAATTCATGCACATCTTCTGGCACCCAGGTTGTACCAGAGCTCTTTTGAAAATCTGGGTCAAGTTATGAGTAACTAAAGACcacttaaatttttttctcataagtGTCTGCTTTTTGGGGTGTGAGAGGATTCTTCATTGTCAGCACTGTAAATTGGACATGCAAGTTCTCAGACAtctgcaggatctgctctggGCACTTTGAGGAACTTTGTGTTATCTGGAAGTTGCTTTTCTCTCTAAAGATGTTCTTCAGGGCTGCTCCATGCCAGAGCAGAACAAAGTTGTTAGCAAAACATGATCCATTCTTTCAGTCTAATATATTTACAATAACAGGACATCCTAAATTGTAAATGTGGTTGCCTTGGCATAAAATCCCTTTTCATACTGAGGAGacaatgtttattttataaagaCTGATGaataaacaattaaaaaaaaaccacattcccatcttgaaataaaatttggaTTAAACaacatttaatttccttcaaACTAGGATAAGAATATTCTTTCTCTCTTTGAGGAGGCAGGACAAAAGTAGAGATGTGGAAGCATGACAACAATCTACTTTGATGTCTTAAGCCAAGAAAACAACTTTGGCACTTCCAAATTGGAAGTTTTATTTGAGTTTGCTGGCTGGGCCTCAAACCTTCCACTCTGAGTTGTATATCACCATGAACCATGTTCCTGGAGTGTGCTGTGCCACCTCTGAGCAGCATTTAtctgccccctgccccagccagggacagcagcatccTGATGGCAATGGTAAGCAAAGCCCAAGAGGCAGTGCTGGGCCTTCAGCATGAGAATCCAGTGATGAACTCAGCAGGCCCTGAGAGCCTTGGTCTGGTTCAGTTCAGCAAACTTGGTTATGATTGAACCAAGAACTTCAAAACAAAGTCtgatttatttcttctccttttccctcacCACATTCACAAACACTCCAAGGCTGACATTTTTCCACATACAATTTTTACTCTCTTTTCCTGAAAAGCCCTCACTGCACCTTTGtactgcagctggggcagctaGGAGCACgtgcacagagcagaggggagggagccAGGCAGGACACGTGGGCATTGCTGcatgctcccagcctggccctccTTGCTGGCACTGACAGAGGGATGCTAATGCCTTGCCACCTCCCTC
Above is a genomic segment from Haemorhous mexicanus isolate bHaeMex1 chromosome 8, bHaeMex1.pri, whole genome shotgun sequence containing:
- the CD28 gene encoding T-cell-specific surface glycoprotein CD28 isoform X1, with protein sequence MLLGILVVLFIPTADVTENKILVAQHPLLIVANQTATLVCNYTYNGTGKEFRASLHKGTDSSVEVCFISWNATKIRSNTTKEFNCQGDHDKDKVIFNLWNMNANQTDIYFCKIEVMYPPPYVYNEKSNGTVIHVKETPTQIQEPQSAMPLWILATVTGILALYSMLITAGFLNYWQKSKKHMYHQSDYMNMTPRHPPYQKNKGYPSYAPTRDYTAYRSWQP
- the CD28 gene encoding T-cell-specific surface glycoprotein CD28 isoform X2, which encodes MLLGILVVLFIPTADVTENKILVAQHPLLIVANQTATLVCNYTYNGTGKEFRASLHKGTDSSVEVCFISWNATKIRSNTTKEFNCQGDHDKDKVIFNLWNMNANQTDIYFCKIEVMYPPPYVYNEKSNGTVIHVKETPTQIQEPQSAMPLWILATVTGILALYSMLITAGFLNYWKSKKHMYHQSDYMNMTPRHPPYQKNKGYPSYAPTRDYTAYRSWQP